The Aedes aegypti strain LVP_AGWG chromosome 1, AaegL5.0 Primary Assembly, whole genome shotgun sequence sequence tgagagtgtgacgtctgtttgtctgttgttctagcatcactccacatcaaggcgtcgatatgCGCGTGGTATACGCaggggcctatcgatcgcaatgTTCTTAGTTCGATTCCAGTTTGCCGCCTTTTAAATTTCTACCcaattccttgtggcgaatttttaAAAGGGGTTCTTATGTATTTCCATAGTCCATTTGCCTTAGTGCAGAAATTCATCGAGAACATTCCTGGGTTCGCCCAATTATGTCCGAAGTTCATCGAGAATCCTAATCCTAAAAACTCCTCACGATCAACTACCTTTAAAATGAATCCGATTGCTCTTGAGAGCAGTGTCATGCCTTAAAGCCCTTAACATAGCATTAAAAAGTTTTGTAATTACACAAGACAAACATCTTGCGAGACGATTCCGAAACCATACAAAAAAGGCACTTATCGACTAAGTAGTAGGGTTTAGTCAACCACATAAGATCGTTCTCTAATGTATATATGTACGTAATCACTAATCAACAACGATACTTGCTACTAATACATCTTTTGGTGTAAGGTAACCCAAACCCCCAAAAAAAACGGAAAAGCCCACCTCGCGGAGTTCATCTTGGATCGGCAAAAGCCTTCGCGCCCAAGAGAACAATTCCGTCCCACTTCGAGTTCGAGTGCGAATACAGGGCCACATCGCTGCGACAAACTTCCCTTTTTTCCAATGGGAAGCGACAGGAGTGACCCCGTTCGGCAAGCACCCCCCATTCAAATCATATTTCAACGATTTACAGAATAATCAAATACTGCGGACAGCGATGCGTCAACAGGACCATCGTCAGCGACAGCAACAGGTGCAACTGCAGCGTCGGAAGTGCCAACGGAATCGTCGACGCCAGGCAAGACATTAAGCTTTTGCCCTTGGCCTTGTTGGTGCCGCTTCCATTAGCCAGTTCTTCCCGTTCCCGTTGTTCCCGCTCCAGCTCCTCAATCAGCTGCCGGTAGCTGGTAGCCGTCGTGGGACTTCCCGCCGGGCTCCCCACTCCCGCCTGATTTCTACGATTGAGCAAATTTTTGTGCAACTTGGACAGTTTCAGCCGGCGCTGAAACAGCAGATTCTGCTCGTCCCGCTCAAGCTGATCCCGATTGCTGGTGTGCTCGCTGTCTTCGTCGCCGGGGACCGGTTCGTTGTCAACGACGGCCGCCGCCAACGAAGGCCTCCGACAATGGGTCGCACCCGATCGACGCAGATTGCCAAAGCCAAAGGGGCAATCGTTGCCGCCGGGAGATGAGGGGCATTTTTTCGCCCCAGGGGTCGACGCGAGTTTGTTGTTAGTTTGTTTGGGGTGGTTGTTGTTAGTAGAGATAATGGGTGTATTTAACGAGTAGGGTACTGACATTAGTTCCTGCAGTTTGGCGGACTTTTCGGCTTCCTCCTGGCGCAGCTTCTCGTAGTCGGCCGTCATCTGCTGGTGGGCAAGCGATAGCTTCTGGTTGGTACTGAAATGCAGAAGAAAACAATCAATTAACAAACTCATTACGGAAGGGTGAACATCTAGTACAAAAATACTAACTCCTTCAACTCGTTGATGAATTCCTGCTTTTCGGAAATCTCATCACGAAGTGTGGCCACCTGTTTCGTGTGGGCATCCCGCAGTTGGTCCATCTGGTTCTCGAACGCAGCCTTCAGCTGGTCAGCCTTCTGTTTCTCTTCGGCATTCACTGCCGACACCTGCTCGGCGGCCTTCAACTTGGCGCATTCTTCCCGCAGGGCGTCCACATTTTCCTCCAGGGTACGCTTCTTGTTCTCCGCTTCCCGCATCGACTCCTGGAGGGACTTCATGCGAGCCTCGTGCTGAGAAATCAGCAGCCGGCACTCGCTCAAATCCTTCTCGTAGTCGCCCACCTTCTTGTTGGCTTCCTGCTGCAGATTCTCCAGGTTTGCACACCGCTGGGAAACGTTCTTCGCTTCGGACTTCATCTTGCTGATGTATAACCGAGCTACGGTGAATTCTTCTTCCAGTTTTCCAGCCGATGCTTCCACATTCAGCTTCATTTCGTTCTGGTCGGCAGCCAGAGCTTGTCCGACTTCGGAGAGATCCCGCAGCAAGTTGCTCAGCATTTCATTGATTCGCTTCTTCTGGTGCGCAGACATGTCCTTCAGTTGCTGCAGTTCCGACTGTGCACTGTTGAGCGAGGTCTGCTTCTGTAGCAGTTCATCGTTCACGGAATCGATTTCCTTGTTCTTTGATTCGATTTCGTGTGATTTTTGGTCGTAGTTGACTGCAAGTTCCTCGAGCGCCTGGAGAACTTCCTTGACCTCTTCCTTTGCGCTTTCATTCTCCTGCTGGATGCGAGTCATCTCCGCCTGAAGGTTCTCGTAGTCCCTCCTGGTGTTGGCGATGAGCTCTTCCTGGTCCATGATTTGTTCCTTCAGCTTCTCAACGTACTGCGATTGCTGGTTGATTTCCTCATCCTTGTCATCCAGCTGCTGGTACAAGCGTTCCCGTTCCTGCTCCAGGGCCGTTCGCTCGTCCGCCGAAATCGAACCCACCATGGCTAGGCCGCTTGGTGTTGCAGGGACCGGTAGATCTGGAGGCTTCTCCAACAGGACTTCCACGTTTGGCGTGCTGGCTTCCATGACGTCCTGTAGATCCAGCTGCTCCTCGACGTTAACGGTTTCGCCTGCTCGCCATCTCGCCAACTCAGCCTCCAACTTCTCCACCTTACCCTTGAGTCGGCCATTCTTTTCCTTTTCCCGCTCGTATCGTCGCTTCCACTCTTCAGCCGTCAGTTCTTCGTTCACGCAGACTACGTTCTTCACTGTCTTGGCTCTGTAAAAGGGAAAAAATAAGCATTAGTTTGACCACTTGAATATCCCAAGGTGTTAAACGGGATTTCGAACGAGACTACTTCTcatagattctacatgtcgaaatatggaAGGGGGAGTTCTCGAAGGGGCAAAAATGATACAGTCAACTAtgcataactcgatattgaagggaccatcgatatAGGGAGGTATTgcgttatagaacacaaaaccagtgcaaatgcgattcaagggaACATCGAGATAGTCATGAAAagtaacttttactatggttctatgGATAAAAGAGACTTTGAAGACCATTTCGGTTAAAATGGAGACTAAAGACCTTGCTTagaaaatagagactttttggAGACTTTCATTGAAATAGCTTACCTTCGTCCAAAGTCCAGCGTCGATTTGGTTTCCGCCTCGTTGAAGCTGGCCGGCGAACAGCAGATGACGATGGTGGTGCGTGCATTACCACCGAGCGACTCCTGCAGGATACGCGTCAGCTTCGAGTCACGATAGGGGATGTGGGTTTTGTTGCCGTCGGCCAGGGCCGATATCACATTACCGAGCGCCGACAGGGATTTGTTGATGTTTTTCGCCTCATCTAGCACCGTTCCCTCGGCGCCGGTTTTCGAGACCTTCTCCGAACCGGCCAAATCGACCAAGTACAGCTTGCCGGAAAGTTTCTTCTGATTTTCGAGATTTTCCTGCTTCACGTTGATGAGGAACACCGAGTGGGATCGGGACGAGTGTTCGTTCATGTTCGTCACCGCTATGTGTCGATTGGATTTACCCTCCTCGATGACCTCGAACACATCCTCCGGACTGGACACGAACCGTTCCGTGGCGCCCTTGACGTACGGCACTCGGTTTTTGTCCTCGTGCACGCTCAGGTTCACCTTGGACACGTCCAGCAGATCCCGGATCTTGTCCATGTAGATCTCGTAGTAGGAAACCTTGATGTGGAACTCCAGATTCACCTCCATGCTGTAGATGTGGTTGAAGATGTCGTTGACGATACGTGGAATGATACCCTGCTTGCCCGGGTCGCCGATCACACCCTCCATCGTGTGCGTCTTACCGGACGAAGTCTGACCGTAGGCGAAGATCGTGCCGTTGTAACCGGCCAGCACGTCGCTGACGATCGACTTGGCCGCCTCATTGTAGACCTTTTCCTGTGTGGCGTTCGGTTTGAAGACTTTGTCGAAGAGGTACACTTTACCCTGGGGAAGGAAAGAGAAAAGAGAATCAGGGATTAGGAACGGTTGATCTTGATCTTGTTGGCTTAGACGTAATgcaaaattgattggattaatATTACAAACTTCATAAATCGGTAGTTCTACGAAATCCCGCAGGGGTATTCTACAGAATCCCACATGGCGGATTCTACTGAACTACGCAGGGCAGATTCTTCTGAACCCCGCAGGGTGGATTCTACTGAATCTCTCAGGGCAGATCCTACTGAATGTCGCAGGGCGGATTCTACTGAATACCGAAGGGTGGATTCTACCGAATCCCGCAGTGTGGATTCTACTGAATCCCGCAGAGCGGATTCTACTGAGTTCCACAGAGAGGATTCTACTGACTCCCGCAGGGCGGAATCTTCTGAGTCCCTCAGGACGGATTTTACTGAATCTCTGATTATTCTGCATCTCAAAGGACGGATACTACTGAAACTCGCAGGGCAGACTCTACTGAACTCCGCAGAGCGGATTCTAATGAAACCCGCAGAGCAGATTCTATTTTAATTCCGCAGAGCGGATTCTACTGAAACCCGCAGAGCAGATTCTACTTTAATTCCGCAGAACGGATTCTACTGAATCCCACAGGGCGCTTTGTACTGAATCCTGTGGGGCGGATTCTACTGAATTTCGCAGGACGGATTCTGCTGAATCTCGCAGAAAGGATTCAACTAAATCCCGCACGCAAGGCGGATTTTACAGAATACTGCAGGGGGGAATCTTCAGAATCCCTTCGGACGGATTATACTGAATCCTGCAGGGCGGATTCTACTGTATTTCACAGGACGCATTCCAATGAATCACGCAAGGCGAATTCTACTAAATCCCACAGGGCGCCTTCTACTGAATCCTGCAGGGCGGACTCTACTGAATCCCGCAGGGCGAAATC is a genomic window containing:
- the LOC5570746 gene encoding kinesin heavy chain isoform X2, which produces MSGDREIPAEDSIKVVCRFRPLNDSEERAGSKFIVKFPSGQEENCISIGGKVYLFDKVFKPNATQEKVYNEAAKSIVSDVLAGYNGTIFAYGQTSSGKTHTMEGVIGDPGKQGIIPRIVNDIFNHIYSMEVNLEFHIKVSYYEIYMDKIRDLLDVSKVNLSVHEDKNRVPYVKGATERFVSSPEDVFEVIEEGKSNRHIAVTNMNEHSSRSHSVFLINVKQENLENQKKLSGKLYLVDLAGSEKVSKTGAEGTVLDEAKNINKSLSALGNVISALADGNKTHIPYRDSKLTRILQESLGGNARTTIVICCSPASFNEAETKSTLDFGRRAKTVKNVVCVNEELTAEEWKRRYEREKEKNGRLKGKVEKLEAELARWRAGETVNVEEQLDLQDVMEASTPNVEVLLEKPPDLPVPATPSGLAMVGSISADERTALEQERERLYQQLDDKDEEINQQSQYVEKLKEQIMDQEELIANTRRDYENLQAEMTRIQQENESAKEEVKEVLQALEELAVNYDQKSHEIESKNKEIDSVNDELLQKQTSLNSAQSELQQLKDMSAHQKKRINEMLSNLLRDLSEVGQALAADQNEMKLNVEASAGKLEEEFTVARLYISKMKSEAKNVSQRCANLENLQQEANKKVGDYEKDLSECRLLISQHEARMKSLQESMREAENKKRTLEENVDALREECAKLKAAEQVSAVNAEEKQKADQLKAAFENQMDQLRDAHTKQVATLRDEISEKQEFINELKDTNQKLSLAHQQMTADYEKLRQEEAEKSAKLQELMLTNERREQARKDLKGLEDTVAKELHTLHALRKLFVQDLQARIKKSINSEETEDDGGSLAQKQKISFLENNLEQLTKVHKQLVRDNADLRCELPKLEKRLRTTMERVKALETALKEAKEGAMRDRKRYQYEVDRIKEAVRQKNLARRGPQAQIAKPIRAGQGHILFKTATSGSSPVTPKAVTDDKRKSIVKESDS
- the LOC5570746 gene encoding kinesin heavy chain isoform X1, with product MSGDREIPAEDSIKVVCRFRPLNDSEERAGSKFIVKFPSGQEENCISIGGKVYLFDKVFKPNATQEKVYNEAAKSIVSDVLAGYNGTIFAYGQTSSGKTHTMEGVIGDPGKQGIIPRIVNDIFNHIYSMEVNLEFHIKVSYYEIYMDKIRDLLDVSKVNLSVHEDKNRVPYVKGATERFVSSPEDVFEVIEEGKSNRHIAVTNMNEHSSRSHSVFLINVKQENLENQKKLSGKLYLVDLAGSEKVSKTGAEGTVLDEAKNINKSLSALGNVISALADGNKTHIPYRDSKLTRILQESLGGNARTTIVICCSPASFNEAETKSTLDFGRRAKTVKNVVCVNEELTAEEWKRRYEREKEKNGRLKGKVEKLEAELARWRAGETVNVEEQLDLQDVMEASTPNVEVLLEKPPDLPVPATPSGLAMVGSISADERTALEQERERLYQQLDDKDEEINQQSQYVEKLKEQIMDQEELIANTRRDYENLQAEMTRIQQENESAKEEVKEVLQALEELAVNYDQKSHEIESKNKEIDSVNDELLQKQTSLNSAQSELQQLKDMSAHQKKRINEMLSNLLRDLSEVGQALAADQNEMKLNVEASAGKLEEEFTVARLYISKMKSEAKNVSQRCANLENLQQEANKKVGDYEKDLSECRLLISQHEARMKSLQESMREAENKKRTLEENVDALREECAKLKAAEQVSAVNAEEKQKADQLKAAFENQMDQLRDAHTKQVATLRDEISEKQEFINELKELVFFTNQKLSLAHQQMTADYEKLRQEEAEKSAKLQELMLTNERREQARKDLKGLEDTVAKELHTLHALRKLFVQDLQARIKKSINSEETEDDGGSLAQKQKISFLENNLEQLTKVHKQLVRDNADLRCELPKLEKRLRTTMERVKALETALKEAKEGAMRDRKRYQYEVDRIKEAVRQKNLARRGPQAQIAKPIRAGQGHILFKTATSGSSPVTPKAVTDDKRKSIVKESDS